The following coding sequences lie in one Streptomyces venezuelae genomic window:
- a CDS encoding tetratricopeptide repeat protein, whose translation MRPSVKRVLIGSVAGSVVLGGVLVLLPPDGGGKAKPPALGPAGRAMAAVGAGAPAALPDLAVLIGEREAQVRAHPRDEQSWAVLGSAYVARGVRTADFRDFPKADRALHTSLRARPEGNPEALTGLAALANARRDFRSARKWGELAVKQAPKRWTAYPALIDAYSGLGDAKGVGRALESLQELGSGTAVLARSGQVYRDRGWREDANAALTDAAALAVAPAAKAAALHRVAELAWERGEPTVALRHYDAALAADAEHHPSLAGRGRALAALGRSSEALLAYRSALAKHPLPEYALELGELYESLRLAPAARAQYDALRTLVRQARTRGINNERVLGLLEADHGDADAAVKRLTAEYKRHGSPETADALGWALHRSGESEAGLKLVTKAMDKGPRSALFAFHRGSIERELQYYGASRRHLNEALRINPYFSPLGVPAAKRALAALGEPPEGGPEEMYAPEPAPHVTRPTRAVPRAPDGARDGD comes from the coding sequence ATGAGGCCTTCGGTGAAGCGTGTGCTGATCGGCTCCGTGGCGGGGAGCGTCGTGCTCGGCGGTGTGCTGGTGCTGCTGCCTCCGGACGGCGGCGGGAAGGCGAAACCGCCCGCGCTCGGACCGGCCGGACGGGCGATGGCGGCCGTGGGGGCAGGGGCGCCGGCCGCGCTGCCTGATCTGGCTGTGCTCATCGGGGAGCGCGAGGCGCAGGTGCGGGCGCATCCGCGGGACGAGCAGTCGTGGGCGGTGCTCGGGTCGGCGTATGTGGCGCGGGGCGTGCGGACGGCGGACTTCAGGGACTTCCCGAAGGCGGACCGCGCGCTGCACACGTCCCTGCGGGCGAGGCCGGAGGGCAACCCGGAGGCCCTGACGGGCCTGGCCGCGCTCGCCAACGCCCGCCGCGACTTCCGGTCGGCCCGCAAGTGGGGCGAGCTCGCGGTGAAGCAGGCGCCGAAGCGGTGGACGGCGTATCCGGCGCTGATCGACGCGTACAGCGGGCTCGGGGACGCGAAGGGCGTGGGGCGGGCCCTTGAGTCCTTGCAGGAGCTGGGTTCGGGGACGGCGGTCCTCGCCCGGTCCGGGCAGGTCTACCGCGACCGCGGCTGGCGCGAGGACGCGAACGCGGCGCTCACGGACGCGGCGGCCCTCGCCGTGGCCCCGGCGGCGAAGGCGGCGGCGCTGCACCGGGTGGCTGAGCTGGCGTGGGAGCGGGGCGAGCCGACGGTGGCGCTGCGCCACTACGACGCGGCGCTCGCCGCCGACGCCGAGCACCACCCGTCACTCGCGGGCCGGGGCCGCGCGCTCGCCGCGCTGGGCCGCTCCTCGGAGGCGCTGCTCGCGTACCGCTCAGCGCTGGCGAAACACCCGCTGCCCGAGTACGCCCTGGAACTGGGCGAGTTGTACGAGTCGCTGCGGCTGGCCCCGGCGGCGCGTGCCCAGTACGACGCACTGCGCACCCTGGTGCGGCAGGCGAGGACCCGGGGCATCAACAACGAACGCGTCCTGGGTCTCCTGGAGGCGGACCACGGTGACGCCGACGCGGCCGTGAAGCGGCTGACCGCGGAGTACAAGCGGCACGGCAGTCCGGAGACGGCGGACGCGCTGGGCTGGGCGCTGCACCGGTCCGGGGAGAGCGAGGCGGGCCTGAAACTCGTGACGAAGGCGATGGACAAGGGCCCGCGCAGCGCCCTGTTCGCCTTTCACCGCGGCTCGATCGAGCGGGAGTTGCAGTACTACGGCGCGTCCCGCCGTCACCTGAACGAGGCGTTGCGCATCAATCCCTACTTCTCGCCGCTCGGTGTGCCTGCGGCGAAGCGGGCGCTCGCGGCGCTCGGCGAGCCGCCGGAGGGTGGGCCCGAGGAGATGTACGCCCCGGAACCCGCACCGCACGTCACCCGGCCCACTCGCGCAGTTCCCCGCGCCCCTGACGGGGCGCGGGACGGCGACTAA
- the hppD gene encoding 4-hydroxyphenylpyruvate dioxygenase: MTETTTHTTPDTAREADPFPVKGMDAVVFAVGNAKQAAHYYSTAFGMKLVAYSGPENGSRETASYVLTNGGARFVFTSVIKASTDWGHFLTSHVAEHGDGVVDLAIEVPDARAAYAYAVEQGARGITEPYEVKDENGKVVLAAIATYGKTRHTLVERTDYDGPYLPGFVAANPIVEPPAKRTFQAIDHCVGNVELGKMNEWVGFYNKVMGFTNMKEFVGDDIATEYSALMSKVVADGTLKVKFPINEPAIAKKKSQIDEYLEFYGGAGVQHIALATNDIVETVRTMRAAGVQFLDTPDSYYDTLGEWAGETRVPVETLRELKILVDRDEDGYLLQIFTKPVQDRPTVFFEMIERHGSMGFGKGNFKALFEAIEREQEKRGNL, encoded by the coding sequence ATGACTGAGACCACCACCCACACCACACCCGACACCGCGCGCGAGGCCGACCCCTTCCCGGTCAAGGGAATGGACGCGGTCGTCTTCGCCGTGGGCAACGCCAAGCAGGCGGCGCACTACTACTCCACGGCCTTCGGCATGAAGCTGGTCGCCTACTCCGGACCGGAGAACGGCAGCCGCGAGACCGCGAGTTACGTCCTCACCAACGGCGGTGCGCGCTTCGTCTTCACCTCCGTCATCAAGGCCTCCACGGACTGGGGCCACTTCCTCACCTCCCACGTGGCCGAGCACGGCGACGGCGTCGTCGACCTCGCCATCGAGGTGCCGGATGCGCGTGCCGCGTACGCCTACGCCGTTGAGCAGGGCGCACGGGGCATCACGGAGCCCTACGAGGTCAAGGACGAGAACGGCAAGGTCGTCCTCGCCGCCATCGCCACGTACGGCAAGACCCGCCACACCCTGGTGGAGCGCACCGACTACGACGGCCCGTATCTGCCCGGTTTCGTGGCCGCGAACCCGATCGTCGAGCCCCCGGCCAAGCGGACCTTCCAGGCGATCGACCACTGCGTCGGCAATGTCGAGCTCGGCAAGATGAACGAGTGGGTCGGCTTCTACAACAAGGTCATGGGCTTCACGAACATGAAGGAGTTCGTGGGCGACGACATCGCGACCGAGTACAGCGCGCTGATGTCGAAGGTGGTCGCCGACGGGACGCTCAAGGTCAAGTTCCCGATCAACGAGCCCGCCATCGCCAAGAAGAAGTCGCAGATCGACGAGTACCTGGAGTTCTACGGCGGCGCCGGCGTCCAGCACATCGCGCTCGCCACGAACGACATCGTGGAGACCGTCCGCACGATGCGCGCGGCCGGTGTCCAGTTCCTCGACACCCCCGACTCGTACTACGACACTCTCGGCGAGTGGGCCGGCGAGACGCGCGTCCCCGTCGAGACCCTCCGCGAGCTGAAGATCCTCGTCGACCGCGACGAGGACGGCTACCTGCTCCAGATCTTCACCAAGCCGGTCCAGGACCGCCCGACCGTCTTCTTCGAGATGATCGAGCGCCACGGCTCGATGGGCTTCGGCAAGGGCAACTTCAAGGCCCTCTTCGAGGCGATCGAGCGCGAGCAGGAAAAGCGCGGCAACCTTTAG
- a CDS encoding Lrp/AsnC family transcriptional regulator translates to MAIDHLDGRLIVLLAREPRIGVLEASRRLGVARGTVQARMDRLQSNGVIRGFGPEVDPAALGYPVTAFATLEIKQGQGADVRAHLASVAEVLELHTITGHGDMLCRLVARSNADLQRVIDRVVGFDGIVRASTAIVMENPVPLRIIPLVEQASEDP, encoded by the coding sequence ATGGCGATCGATCATCTGGACGGCAGACTCATCGTGCTCCTGGCGCGGGAGCCGCGTATCGGGGTTCTTGAGGCGTCCCGCAGGCTCGGCGTGGCGCGCGGCACGGTGCAAGCGCGGATGGACCGGCTTCAGTCCAATGGAGTCATCCGCGGCTTCGGCCCGGAGGTGGATCCGGCGGCACTGGGCTACCCGGTGACGGCCTTCGCGACGCTGGAGATCAAACAGGGCCAGGGCGCCGACGTGCGGGCCCATTTGGCGTCCGTCGCCGAGGTGCTCGAACTGCACACCATCACCGGCCACGGCGATATGCTCTGCCGCCTCGTGGCCCGGTCGAACGCCGATCTCCAACGTGTGATCGACCGGGTCGTGGGCTTTGATGGCATCGTCCGGGCCTCAACGGCGATCGTCATGGAGAACCCCGTTCCGCTGCGGATCATCCCGCTGGTGGAACAGGCGTCCGAAGACCCCTGA
- a CDS encoding ABC transporter permease, with product MNFWDYLGNRHQQLLADAFQHASAVFQCMVVATLIGVLIGVLTYRSEWAGNLATTTTSTILTVPSLAMIGLLIPIVGLGVAPTVIALTLYGLLPIVRNSIVGLRGVDPSLIDAAKGIGMSRLARLFRVELPIAWPPILTGIRVSTQMLMGIAAIAAYASGPGLGNEIFRGIGSLGSKNALNQVLAGTLGIIVLALLFDAAYVVIGRLTISRGIRV from the coding sequence GTGAACTTCTGGGACTACCTCGGCAACCGCCACCAGCAACTGCTGGCGGACGCGTTCCAGCATGCGAGCGCCGTCTTCCAGTGCATGGTCGTCGCCACCCTCATCGGCGTACTGATCGGTGTCCTCACGTACCGCAGCGAATGGGCGGGGAATCTCGCCACGACCACCACGTCCACGATTCTCACCGTCCCGTCGCTGGCCATGATCGGTCTGCTGATCCCGATCGTCGGGCTCGGGGTCGCGCCGACCGTCATCGCGCTGACCCTGTACGGACTCCTTCCGATCGTGCGCAACTCCATCGTCGGTCTGCGCGGCGTCGACCCGTCACTGATCGACGCCGCCAAGGGCATCGGCATGTCGCGTCTCGCCCGTCTCTTCCGGGTGGAGCTGCCGATCGCCTGGCCGCCGATCCTGACCGGCATCCGCGTCTCCACGCAGATGCTGATGGGCATCGCGGCGATCGCCGCGTACGCGTCGGGGCCGGGGCTCGGCAACGAGATCTTCCGCGGCATCGGCTCGCTCGGCAGCAAGAACGCGCTCAACCAGGTGCTCGCGGGCACGCTCGGGATCATCGTCCTGGCGCTGCTCTTCGACGCCGCGTACGTCGTGATCGGCAGGCTGACCATTTCGAGGGGGATCCGTGTCTGA
- a CDS encoding betaine/proline/choline family ABC transporter ATP-binding protein (Members of the family are the ATP-binding subunit of ABC transporters for substrates such as betaine, L-proline or other amino acids, choline, carnitine, etc. The substrate specificity is best determined from the substrate-binding subunit, rather than this subunit, as it interacts with the permease subunit and not with substrate directly.) — translation MSETTTASGPGTTAATSGATIELENLTKRYPGSSEPAVDSVNMEIKAGEIVIFVGPSGCGKSTTLKMINRLIEPTGGRIRIDGEDVTDIDPVKLRRKVGYAIQSSGLFPHMTVAQNIALVPKMVGWGKSRIKSRVEEMLDLVGLDPGEFHHRYPRQLSGGQQQRVGVARALAADPPVLLMDEPFGAVDPITRDHLQDELIRLQHELHKTIVFVTHDFDEAIKLGDRIAVLRERSHIAQFDTPEAILTNPADDFVSGFVGAGAALKRLNLTRVRDVEIADIPTVTVDDPLQDIFDKLRGGTTNELLLLDKRGRPYKWLRRGDLMRAKGSLARAGTLVHDTVTRDATLRDALEAVLTDNAGRVAVTGRRGEYTGVVDMETLMNSVHEMLEADRLEAVEHQHELEEQRAHLTQHEQEGYGGEAKA, via the coding sequence GTGTCTGAGACCACCACCGCCTCCGGGCCGGGGACGACCGCTGCCACCTCCGGGGCGACGATCGAGCTCGAGAACCTCACCAAGCGCTACCCGGGCAGCAGCGAGCCCGCCGTGGACAGCGTGAACATGGAGATCAAGGCGGGCGAGATCGTCATCTTCGTGGGCCCCTCCGGCTGCGGGAAGTCGACGACCCTGAAGATGATCAACCGGCTGATCGAGCCGACGGGCGGCCGCATCCGCATCGACGGCGAGGACGTCACCGACATCGACCCGGTGAAGCTGCGCCGCAAGGTCGGGTACGCGATCCAGTCCTCCGGGCTCTTCCCGCACATGACCGTCGCCCAGAACATCGCGCTCGTCCCGAAGATGGTCGGCTGGGGCAAGTCGAGGATCAAGTCGCGGGTCGAGGAGATGCTGGACCTGGTGGGCCTCGACCCTGGCGAGTTCCACCACCGCTACCCGCGCCAGCTCTCCGGCGGCCAGCAGCAACGCGTCGGCGTGGCACGCGCCCTGGCCGCCGACCCGCCCGTCCTCCTCATGGACGAGCCGTTCGGCGCCGTCGACCCGATCACCCGCGACCACCTCCAGGACGAGCTGATCCGGCTCCAGCACGAGCTGCACAAGACGATCGTCTTCGTCACGCACGACTTCGACGAGGCCATCAAGCTCGGCGACCGCATCGCCGTCCTCAGGGAGCGCTCGCACATCGCGCAGTTCGACACCCCGGAAGCCATCCTCACCAACCCCGCCGACGACTTCGTGTCGGGCTTCGTGGGCGCGGGCGCGGCGCTGAAGCGCCTGAACCTCACGCGCGTACGGGACGTGGAGATCGCCGACATTCCGACGGTGACCGTCGACGACCCGCTGCAGGACATCTTCGACAAGCTGCGCGGCGGCACCACCAACGAACTCCTCCTGCTCGACAAGCGCGGCCGCCCCTACAAGTGGCTGCGGCGCGGCGACCTGATGCGCGCCAAGGGCTCCCTGGCCCGCGCCGGCACCCTCGTCCACGACACGGTGACCCGCGACGCGACCCTCCGCGACGCGCTGGAGGCCGTCCTCACGGACAACGCGGGCCGGGTCGCGGTGACCGGGCGGCGCGGCGAGTACACGGGCGTCGTCGACATGGAGACGCTGATGAACTCCGTCCACGAGATGCTGGAGGCCGACCGCCTCGAAGCGGTGGAGCACCAGCACGAACTGGAGGAGCAGCGGGCCCACCTGACCCAGCACGAGCAGGAGGGTTACGGCGGGGAGGCGAAGGCGTGA
- a CDS encoding ABC transporter permease, with amino-acid sequence MPDPKPKPREASRPQGEHEVKGLAFRDEGEAELEAPPAVLAARQPRRISWQKLTFLPAVLAVVLLATWWWFEQADLDAISKNALANGNVWLRLRQHIELTAISTFFVLIIAIPLGILLTRKRLRKGAPVAMAVANIGQATPAIGLLALLVIWLGIGEKAALIGIIIYAVLPVLSNTIAGLKANDPTLIEAARGIGMSPLGVLSKVELPLAVPLILAGVRTALVLNVGTATLATFGGGGGLGDLITTGMTNQRMPVLMLGSILTIALALLVDWLASLAELLLRPRGLEVDA; translated from the coding sequence ATCCCCGACCCCAAGCCGAAGCCGAGGGAGGCGTCCCGCCCCCAGGGCGAGCACGAGGTCAAGGGCCTCGCCTTCCGCGACGAGGGCGAGGCCGAACTCGAAGCGCCCCCCGCGGTACTCGCCGCGAGGCAGCCGCGCCGGATCAGCTGGCAGAAGCTGACGTTCCTGCCCGCCGTGCTGGCGGTGGTCCTGCTGGCGACGTGGTGGTGGTTCGAGCAGGCCGACCTCGACGCGATCTCCAAGAACGCGCTGGCGAACGGAAACGTCTGGCTCCGCCTGCGCCAGCACATCGAGCTGACGGCCATCTCCACCTTCTTCGTCCTGATCATCGCCATCCCCCTGGGCATCCTCCTGACCCGCAAGAGGCTGCGCAAAGGCGCACCGGTGGCGATGGCGGTGGCCAACATCGGCCAGGCGACCCCGGCGATCGGCCTCCTCGCGCTCCTCGTCATCTGGCTGGGCATCGGCGAGAAGGCGGCGCTCATCGGCATCATCATCTACGCCGTCCTGCCGGTCCTCTCCAACACGATCGCGGGCCTGAAGGCGAACGACCCGACCCTGATCGAGGCGGCACGCGGCATCGGCATGTCCCCGCTCGGCGTCCTCTCCAAGGTCGAACTCCCCCTGGCCGTACCGCTGATCCTCGCGGGCGTGCGCACGGCGCTCGTCCTCAACGTGGGCACGGCGACGCTCGCCACGTTCGGCGGGGGCGGCGGTCTCGGCGACCTGATCACGACGGGCATGACCAACCAGCGCATGCCGGTCCTCATGCTCGGCTCCATCCTGACGATCGCGCTGGCGCTGCTCGTCGACTGGCTGGCGTCGCTGGCGGAGCTGCTGCTGCGCCCGAGGGGCCTGGAGGTGGACGCATGA
- a CDS encoding glycine betaine ABC transporter substrate-binding protein, with the protein MRNLNVTARTTVIAALGGALLAACGLTSGSPMVDDVKPGTIGKGLPLKGADLTVTSKEFTEQLILGAIMGIAFEAAGADVLDRTGIQGSIGAREAVKGGDADAMYEYTGTAWITYQGNTDPITDPRKQWQAVRDADLKNGVTWLDPATLNNTYALAMNQSNASKYKTKTLSDVAALSKSDPKAVSLCVESEFASREDGLPGMQKAYGMKVPSSNITKMDTGIIYTQASKGSCVYGEVFTTDGRIKAMDLTTMEDDKHFFPNYNAAPEINSKSLKEHPEIAEVLAPITRKLNNKVARDLNSKVDVEGEDPHEVAKDWLVEEGFVRE; encoded by the coding sequence ATGAGGAACCTCAACGTCACCGCACGCACGACCGTGATCGCCGCCCTGGGCGGGGCGCTGCTGGCCGCGTGCGGTCTGACGAGCGGCAGCCCGATGGTCGACGACGTCAAACCCGGCACCATCGGCAAGGGCCTCCCCCTGAAGGGCGCCGACCTCACCGTCACCTCCAAGGAGTTCACCGAACAGCTCATCCTCGGCGCGATCATGGGCATCGCGTTCGAGGCGGCGGGCGCGGATGTGCTCGACCGCACGGGCATCCAGGGCTCCATCGGCGCGCGCGAGGCCGTGAAGGGCGGCGACGCGGACGCGATGTACGAGTACACGGGCACGGCGTGGATCACGTACCAGGGCAATACGGACCCGATCACGGACCCCCGGAAGCAGTGGCAGGCGGTGCGTGACGCGGACCTGAAGAACGGGGTGACGTGGCTGGACCCGGCCACGCTCAACAACACGTACGCCCTGGCGATGAACCAGAGCAACGCCTCCAAGTACAAGACGAAGACGCTCTCCGACGTGGCGGCGCTGTCCAAGTCGGACCCGAAGGCGGTGTCGCTCTGCGTGGAGAGCGAGTTCGCTTCGCGGGAGGACGGGCTGCCCGGCATGCAGAAGGCGTACGGGATGAAGGTCCCGTCCTCCAACATCACCAAGATGGACACGGGGATCATCTACACGCAGGCGTCGAAGGGGTCGTGCGTGTACGGGGAGGTCTTCACGACGGACGGCCGCATCAAGGCGATGGACCTGACGACGATGGAGGACGACAAACACTTCTTCCCCAACTACAACGCGGCCCCCGAGATCAACAGCAAGTCCCTGAAGGAACACCCGGAGATCGCGGAGGTCCTGGCCCCGATCACGAGGAAGCTCAACAACAAGGTGGCGCGGGACCTGAACTCCAAGGTGGACGTGGAGGGGGAGGATCCGCACGAGGTGGCGAAGGACTGGTTGGTCGAGGAGGGGTTCGTCAGGGAGTAG
- a CDS encoding ATP-binding protein, which yields MNQEISTRAQAPTPTHQFTILLSATRRGARLARLLTGEQLRSWRRPSEDAEQIVAELANNAVLHGHVPGRSFRLGLLLSASNTLRIEVTDARADRSPPLHPRRPSSEAESGRGLLLIEALADRWGTERGPLPLRPCKTIWAELDAR from the coding sequence GTGAACCAAGAAATCTCCACCCGGGCCCAAGCCCCCACACCCACACACCAGTTCACGATCCTGCTCTCGGCGACGAGACGAGGCGCGCGACTGGCCCGGCTCCTGACGGGGGAGCAACTACGCAGCTGGCGGCGGCCGTCCGAGGACGCGGAGCAGATCGTCGCGGAGCTGGCGAACAACGCCGTGCTGCACGGGCACGTGCCGGGCCGGAGCTTCCGGCTGGGTCTGCTGCTCAGCGCGTCGAACACGCTGCGTATCGAGGTGACGGACGCGAGGGCGGACCGCAGCCCGCCGCTGCACCCCCGCCGACCCTCCTCGGAGGCGGAGTCGGGGAGGGGCCTACTCCTGATCGAGGCGCTCGCGGACCGCTGGGGCACGGAGCGGGGCCCGCTCCCACTCCGTCCCTGCAAAACGATCTGGGCGGAACTGGACGCGCGGTAG
- a CDS encoding helix-turn-helix domain-containing protein has translation MEERNDGVDEPGWAVDPEDEISSVVEMVGHQLKLRREVAGMSVAQFAAAIGYGEDLVRKVESGTRIPRPEYLDKVDEVVGAGGFVSAMKKEMREARYPRKVRELAKLEERAVEVGLYSNHNVHGLLQTEEFARALLETRKPTYAIEDLERLVAARMARRSIFDRSPAPELSFVQEEVTLRRPIGGTMVLRRQLERLLELGELRNVEVQVMPTDRADHPGTGGLIELLKFGDGTAVGRSDGEFGGRPVSDPRQLRILELRYGIIRARALTPGETRTFIEEVLGET, from the coding sequence GTGGAAGAACGTAACGACGGTGTGGACGAGCCGGGTTGGGCCGTCGACCCGGAGGACGAGATCAGCTCCGTGGTCGAGATGGTCGGCCATCAGCTGAAGCTGCGGAGGGAGGTGGCGGGAATGTCGGTCGCCCAGTTCGCGGCGGCCATCGGGTACGGGGAGGACCTGGTCCGGAAAGTCGAGAGCGGGACGCGCATCCCCCGCCCCGAGTACCTGGACAAGGTCGATGAGGTGGTGGGGGCGGGCGGTTTCGTCTCCGCGATGAAGAAGGAGATGAGGGAGGCCAGGTATCCGAGGAAGGTTCGGGAGCTGGCGAAGCTGGAGGAGCGGGCGGTCGAAGTCGGCTTGTACAGCAACCACAACGTTCACGGCCTTCTGCAAACGGAAGAGTTCGCGCGAGCACTGCTGGAGACGCGGAAACCCACGTACGCGATCGAAGATCTGGAGCGTCTGGTCGCTGCGCGAATGGCCCGCCGGTCGATTTTCGACCGCTCACCTGCGCCTGAGCTCAGCTTCGTACAGGAAGAGGTGACCCTGCGGCGGCCGATCGGGGGGACAATGGTGCTGCGTCGGCAGCTCGAACGTCTGCTGGAGTTGGGCGAGTTGCGGAACGTCGAGGTTCAAGTGATGCCCACTGATCGTGCTGACCACCCCGGGACTGGCGGCCTGATCGAGTTGCTCAAGTTCGGTGACGGGACCGCTGTGGGCCGCTCCGATGGCGAGTTCGGCGGCCGTCCAGTCTCTGACCCGAGGCAGCTCCGTATTCTTGAACTCCGGTATGGCATCATCCGGGCCCGTGCTCTCACGCCGGGAGAGACGCGGACCTTCATCGAGGAAGTGCTGGGAGAAACATGA
- a CDS encoding DUF397 domain-containing protein — protein MIRKGTAGDRVELEWFKSSYSSSSNGEDCVEIALEWRKSSYSDSNESGDCVEIATTPAHIHIRDSKTPHTPHLTLTPSTWSAFITYATYATSASQDSEA, from the coding sequence ATGATCCGCAAGGGCACTGCTGGTGACCGCGTCGAGCTGGAGTGGTTCAAGAGCAGCTACAGCAGCAGTAGTAACGGCGAGGACTGCGTCGAGATCGCTCTGGAGTGGCGCAAGAGCAGCTACAGCGACAGCAACGAGTCCGGCGACTGCGTCGAGATAGCCACCACCCCCGCCCACATCCACATCCGCGACTCAAAGACCCCCCACACCCCCCACCTCACCCTCACCCCCTCCACCTGGTCCGCCTTCATCACGTACGCCACATACGCCACATCCGCCTCACAGGACTCAGAGGCGTAA
- a CDS encoding MFS transporter, with amino-acid sequence MTDDTGGVLSKPYRALSIGIVSVVLLIAFEATAVGTAMPVAARELDGVSLYAFAFSGYFTTSLFGMVLSGQWADRRGPLGPLATGIALFAAGLLLSGTAEAMWLFIAGRAVQGLGGGLVIVGLYVIVSRAYPEHLRASIMAAFAASWVVPSVVGPLISGTVTEHLGWRWVFIGIPVLVLAPLALALPAIRRTASGPVDPDAPVAAFDRRRIRLALGISLGAGLLQYAGQDLRWLSLLPAAVGGAVLVPAVLGLLPKGTYRAARGLPSVVLLRGVAAGSFIAAESFVPLMLVTQRGLSPTMAGLSLAVGGATWALGSYVQSRPRMEPYRSRLVSSGMVLVAASILAAPSVLIEGVPGWVVGVAWGFGCFGMGMVIASTSVLLLRLSAPEDAGSNSAALQISDGLSNVLLLAAGGAAFAALGGGTVGAGHGADDAAGSHPAAFVAVFLPMAAVALAGAWVGTRLRGPQAPDETAVASVPAADGTGLVVTDVVTDVRMDVLSDTAPDTAPNVTSDVTSDVRTRE; translated from the coding sequence ATGACTGACGACACCGGCGGCGTACTGAGCAAGCCCTACAGAGCCCTGAGCATCGGCATCGTCTCCGTCGTGCTGCTCATCGCCTTCGAGGCGACGGCCGTGGGGACGGCGATGCCCGTCGCCGCTCGGGAGCTCGACGGCGTGTCGTTGTACGCCTTCGCCTTCTCCGGGTACTTCACCACGAGCCTCTTCGGCATGGTGCTGAGCGGCCAGTGGGCGGACCGCAGGGGGCCGCTCGGCCCGCTCGCCACCGGCATCGCGCTGTTCGCGGCGGGGCTGCTGCTGAGCGGGACGGCCGAGGCGATGTGGCTGTTCATCGCGGGACGGGCCGTGCAGGGCCTGGGCGGCGGCCTGGTGATCGTCGGGCTGTACGTGATCGTCAGCCGCGCCTACCCCGAGCACCTGCGCGCGTCGATCATGGCCGCGTTCGCGGCGAGCTGGGTCGTACCGTCCGTCGTGGGCCCGTTGATCTCGGGGACGGTCACCGAGCACCTCGGCTGGCGCTGGGTGTTCATCGGCATTCCCGTCCTCGTACTCGCGCCCCTCGCCCTCGCGCTGCCCGCGATACGGCGGACGGCGTCGGGGCCGGTCGACCCGGACGCGCCGGTCGCGGCGTTCGACCGGCGGCGGATCCGGCTGGCGCTCGGGATCTCGCTGGGCGCGGGCCTGCTCCAGTACGCGGGGCAGGACCTGCGGTGGCTGTCGCTGCTGCCCGCCGCGGTCGGCGGGGCGGTCCTCGTGCCGGCGGTGCTCGGGCTGCTGCCGAAGGGGACGTACAGGGCCGCCCGCGGACTGCCCTCCGTCGTACTGCTGCGCGGCGTCGCGGCGGGGTCGTTCATCGCGGCGGAGTCCTTCGTACCGTTGATGCTGGTCACGCAGCGCGGGCTGAGTCCCACCATGGCCGGGCTGTCGCTGGCCGTGGGCGGCGCGACGTGGGCGCTCGGGTCGTACGTGCAGTCACGGCCGCGCATGGAGCCCTACCGGTCGCGGCTCGTCTCGTCCGGGATGGTGCTCGTCGCGGCGTCCATCCTGGCCGCGCCGTCCGTCCTCATCGAGGGCGTGCCCGGGTGGGTCGTGGGCGTCGCCTGGGGCTTCGGATGCTTCGGCATGGGCATGGTGATCGCCTCGACCAGCGTGCTGCTGCTGCGGCTCTCCGCGCCCGAGGACGCGGGATCGAACTCGGCGGCGCTGCAGATCTCGGACGGCCTGTCGAACGTGCTGCTGCTGGCCGCCGGAGGTGCGGCGTTCGCGGCGCTCGGCGGCGGGACCGTGGGGGCGGGCCACGGGGCGGACGACGCCGCGGGGTCGCACCCCGCCGCCTTCGTCGCCGTCTTCCTGCCGATGGCCGCGGTCGCCCTGGCCGGGGCATGGGTCGGGACGAGGCTGCGGGGGCCGCAGGCGCCGGACGAGACGGCGGTCGCGTCGGTCCCGGCGGCGGACGGGACGGGACTCGTGGTGACCGACGTCGTGACGGACGTACGCATGGACGTCCTGTCGGACACGGCACCGGACACGGCACCGAACGTGACCTCGGACGTGACCTCGGACGTACGGACGCGAGAGTGA